The following proteins come from a genomic window of Miscanthus floridulus cultivar M001 chromosome 2, ASM1932011v1, whole genome shotgun sequence:
- the LOC136538051 gene encoding DExH-box ATP-dependent RNA helicase DExH3-like isoform X1, protein MRRGLRRGLGILLVPLPHAPSRPPPISLAALLLLPRRLNGFSRHSFCSFPGVGRAVEQFSDDEYDHEYEDLRPSSSVANIDEWRWKLSMLQRNVEEQEIISRDRRDRRDYDQIANLAKRMGLYSEMYGRVVVASKVPLPNYRPDLDDKRPQREVVIPLSLQRRVEGLVQEHLDRALLPLDKCGGNTKSGSEMAENANLDEQHDSLLDRSVMEKILQRKSIRMRNFQRSWQESPEGAKMLEFRRSLPAYKEKERLLAAIARNQVIVISGETGCGKTTQLPQFVLESEIESGRGAFCNIICTQPRRISAMAVAERVSTERGENLGESVGYKVRLEGIKGKDTHLLFCTSGILLRRLLSDRNLNGVTHVFVDEIHERGMNEDFLLIVLKELLSRRRDLRLILMSATLNAELFSSYFGGAPTIHIPGFTHPVRAHFLEDILERSGYKLTSSNQLDDYGQDKVWKTQRQLLPRKRKNQITTLVEEALKNSSFETYGSRTRDSLVNWNPDCIGFNLIEAVLCHICRKERPGAVLVFMTGWDDITCLKDQLKAHPLLGDPNRVLLLACHGSMATSEQRLIFEKPPPNVRKVVLATNMAEASITINDIVFVVDCGKAKETTYDALNNTPCLLPSWISKASARQRRGRAGRVQPGECYHLYPRCVYDAFADYQLPELLRTPLNSLCLQIKSLQVGSIGEFLSAALQPPAPLAVENAVEFLKMIGALDGNENLTDLGRYLSMLPVDPKLGKMLIMGAVFRCIDPILTVVAGLSVRDPFLLPQEKKDLAGTAKSRFSAKDYSDHMALIRAYEGWKDAEREGSAYEYCWRNFLSSQTLQAIHSLRKQFSYILKDSGLIDSDGNTNNSLSHNQSLVRGIICSGLFPGIASVVHRENSMSFKTMDDGQVLLYVNSVNAKYQTIPYPWLVFGEKVKVNAVFIRDSTGVSDSILFLFGGAVTKGGMAGHLKMLDGYIDFFMDPSLSECYLQLKEELDKLIQKKLEDPNFDIHKEGKYILFAVQELVAGDLCEGRFVFGRETSRARLRNPEDDGKSNIIKDGMNPKSLLQTLLMRAGHTPPKYKTKHLKTNEFRAMVEFKGMQFVGKPKRNKQLAERDAAIEALGWLTQTSGVKTQDEDDDDSPLDLTDSMLKLLTRPRRHSKNNSRKR, encoded by the exons ATGCGCCGCGGCCTGCGTCGCGGGTTGGGCATCCTCCTCGTCCCACTCCCGCACGCACCCAGCCGCCCGCCGCCGATCTCTCTCGcggctctccttctcctcccccgcCGCCTCAATGGCTTCTCCCGCCACTCCTTTTGCAGCTTCCCCGGCGTGGGGCGTGCCGTTGAGCAGTTCTCAGACGACGAGTATGACCACGAGTATGAGGACCTCCGG CCGTCGTCATCGGTGGCGAACATCGACGAGTGGAGGTGGAAGCTGAGCATGCTTCAGCGCAACGTGGAGGAGCAGGAGATCATCTCCAGGGACCGGAGGGACCGCCGGGATTATGACCAGATAGCCAACCTAGCCAAGAGGATGGGGCTCTACAG TGAGATGTACGGGCGGGTTGTGGTTGCGAGCAAGGTACCACTGCCGAACTACAGGCCTGATCTGGATGACAAGCGGCCACAAAGAGAG GTGGTGATCCCGCTGAGCTTGCAGAGGAGAGTTGAAGGACTTGTGCAGGAGCATCTAGACCGTGCACTCTTACCACTGGATAAATGTGGTGGCAACACAAAAAGTGGCTCTGAGATGGCTGAGAATGCAAACCTGGATGAGCAGCATGATTCTCTGCTTGATCGGTCAGTCATGGAGAAGATACTTCAGAGGAAGAGCATTCGGATGCGAAATTTTCAGAGAAGTTGGCAG GAATCACCTGAAGGTGCTAAGATGCTGGAATTCCGGAGATCACTTCCAGCatacaaagaaaaagaaaggcttcTAGCAGCCATTGCACGCAATCAG GTTATTGTAATTTCTGGTGAGACAGGGTGTGGTAAAACGACACAGCTGCCTCAGTTTGTATTGGAATCAGAGATTGAGTCTGGTCGAGGGGCCTTTTGTAACATAATTTGTACACAGCCACGAAGGATATCTGCAATGGCAGTTGCAGAAAGGGTATCCACAGAGAGAGGAGAAAATCTTGGCGAATCG GTTGGCTATAAAGTCCGATTGGAGGGAATTAAGGGAAAAGATACACATTTGCTTTTCTGCACCAGTGGCATCTTACTAAGACGATTACTGAGTGACCGAAACTTGAATGGTGTGACTCATGTGTTTGTTGATGAAATACACGAAAGGGGCATGAATGAAG ATTTCCTATTGATTGTACTAAAAGAGCTGTTATCACGGCGCCGTGATTTGAGGTTGATATTGATGAGCGCTACTCTAAATGCGGAACTCTTCTCAAGTTATTTTGGAGGAGCACCAACTATTCATATTCCT GGATTCACACATCCAGTAAGGGCACATTTTTTGGAAGACATATTAGAGAGGTCAGGCTACAAGTTGACCTCAAGCAATCAACTTGATGATTATGGGCAAGATAAAGTCTGGAAAACTCAGAGACAGCTATTGcctagaaaaaggaaaaatcaaATTACTACACTTGTTGAG GAAGCCCTTAAAAATTCAAGCTTTGAGACCTATGGTTCCAGGACACGTGATTCTCTAGTGAATTGGAATCCTGATTGCATTGGTTTCAACCTCATAGAGGCTGTTCTGTGCCACATATGTCGCAAAGAGCGACCTGGTGCTGTTTTAGTTTTTATGACTGGATGGGACGATATTACTTGCTTGAAGGATCAACTGAAAGCACACCCTTTGTTAGGTGATCCAAATAGGGTTTTGCTGCTTGCATGCCATGGTTCTATGGCTACTTCTGAGCAG AGGCTAATTTTTGAGAAGCCACCTCCTAATGTTCGGAAGGTAGTCCTTGCCACAAATATGGCAGAAGCAAGTATTACAATAAATGATATCGTTTTTGTCGTTGATTGTGGTAAAGCAAAGGAAACCACATATGATGCTCTAAACAATACTCCCTGCTTACTCCCCTCATGGATTTCGAAAGCTTCTGCCCGTCAG AGGAGGGGTAGAGCTGGCCGTGTGCAACCTGGAGAATGCTACCATCTGTACCCTAGATGTGTGTATGATGCATTTGCAGACTATCAGCTTCCAGAGCTTcttagaactcctttgaattcaTTATGTCTGCAGATAAAAAGTTTGCAAGTCGGCAGCATTGGGGAGTTCCTATCAGCTGCTCTACAGCCTCCAGCACCACTAGCT GTCGAAAATGCAGTGGAATTCCTGAAGATGATTGGAGCATTAGATGGAAATGAGAACCTTACTGATCTTG GACGATACCTTTCCATGCTTCCAGTTGATCCAAAATTGGGAAAGATGCTTATAATGGGTGCAGTTTTTCGGTGCATAGATCCTATACTTACTGTAGTTGCTGGACTGAGTGTTCGGGATCCTTTCCTGTTGCCACAGGAAAAGAAGGAT TTGGCAGGAACAGCAAAATCTAGATTCTCAGCAAAAGATTATAGTGATCATATGGCCCTCATTCGGGCTTATGAAGGATGGAAGGATGCAGAGAGAGAAGGGTCTGCTTATGAATACTGCTGGAGaaatttcctttcttctcaaacaCTACAAGCCATTCACTCTCTTCGGAAGCAATTCAGCTATATTTTAAAGGATTCTGGTTTGATAGACTCTGATGGGAATACAAATAACAGTTTGAGCCATAATCAATCATTGGTCCGCGGTATTATATGTTCTGGGCTTTTTCCTGGGATAGCATCTGTTGTG CATAGAGAAAACTCCATGTCCTTTAAGACCATGGATGACGGCCAAGTTCTTCTTTATGTT AATTCAGTGAATGCAAAATATCAGACCATACCATATCCATGGCTGGTCTTTGGTGAGAAGGTGAAGGTGAATGCTGTCTTCATCCGTGATTCAACTGGAGTATCAGACTCCATACTCTTTCTGTTTGGTGGTGCTGTAACAAAAGGAGGCATG GCTGGGCACTTGAAGATGCTCGATGGCTACATTGATTTCTTTATGGATCCCAGCCTATCTGAATGCTACCTGCAACTTAAAGAAGAACTTGATAAACTTATACAGAAGAAG CTTGAAGACCCAAATTTTGACATCCACAAGGAAGGCAAGTACATCCTATTCGCCGTACAAGAGCTCGTCGCTGGTGACCTATGCGAAGGGAGGTTCGTGTTTGGCCGCGAAACAAGCCGTGCCAGGCTCCGGAACCCTGAGGACGACGGCAAGAGCAACATCATAAAGGACGGGATGAACCCCAAGAGCCTGCTGCAGACGCTGCTGATGCGGGCCGGCCACACCCCACCCAAGTACAAGACGAAGCACCTCAAGACGAACGAGTTCAGGGCCATGGTGGAGTTCAAGGGGATGCAGTTCGTGGGGAAGCCGAAGCGGAACAAGCAACTTGCGGAGCGGGACGCCGCCATCGAGGCGCTGGGGTGGCTGACGCAGACGTCCGGCGTGAAGACGcaggacgaggacgacgatgactcGCCGCTGGACCTGACTGATAGCATGCTGAAGCTGCTCACCAGACCGAGGCGGCACTCGAAGAATAACTCTAGAAAACGATGA
- the LOC136538051 gene encoding DExH-box ATP-dependent RNA helicase DExH3-like isoform X2 gives MRRGLRRGLGILLVPLPHAPSRPPPISLAALLLLPRRLNGFSRHSFCSFPGVGRAVEQFSDDEYDHEYEDLRPSSSVANIDEWRWKLSMLQRNVEEQEIISRDRRDRRDYDQIANLAKRMGLYSEMYGRVVVASKVPLPNYRPDLDDKRPQREVVIPLSLQRRVEGLVQEHLDRALLPLDKCGGNTKSGSEMAENANLDEQHDSLLDRSVMEKILQRKSIRMRNFQRSWQESPEGAKMLEFRRSLPAYKEKERLLAAIARNQVIVISGETGCGKTTQLPQFVLESEIESGRGAFCNIICTQPRRISAMAVAERVSTERGENLGESVGYKVRLEGIKGKDTHLLFCTSGILLRRLLSDRNLNGVTHVFVDEIHERGMNEDFLLIVLKELLSRRRDLRLILMSATLNAELFSSYFGGAPTIHIPGFTHPVRAHFLEDILERSGYKLTSSNQLDDYGQDKVWKTQRQLLPRKRKNQITTLVEEALKNSSFETYGSRTRDSLVNWNPDCIGFNLIEAVLCHICRKERPGAVLVFMTGWDDITCLKDQLKAHPLLGDPNRVLLLACHGSMATSEQRLIFEKPPPNVRKVVLATNMAEASITINDIVFVVDCGKAKETTYDALNNTPCLLPSWISKASARQRRGRAGRVQPGECYHLYPRCVYDAFADYQLPELLRTPLNSLCLQIKSLQVGSIGEFLSAALQPPAPLAVENAVEFLKMIGALDGNENLTDLVFRCIDPILTVVAGLSVRDPFLLPQEKKDLAGTAKSRFSAKDYSDHMALIRAYEGWKDAEREGSAYEYCWRNFLSSQTLQAIHSLRKQFSYILKDSGLIDSDGNTNNSLSHNQSLVRGIICSGLFPGIASVVHRENSMSFKTMDDGQVLLYVNSVNAKYQTIPYPWLVFGEKVKVNAVFIRDSTGVSDSILFLFGGAVTKGGMAGHLKMLDGYIDFFMDPSLSECYLQLKEELDKLIQKKLEDPNFDIHKEGKYILFAVQELVAGDLCEGRFVFGRETSRARLRNPEDDGKSNIIKDGMNPKSLLQTLLMRAGHTPPKYKTKHLKTNEFRAMVEFKGMQFVGKPKRNKQLAERDAAIEALGWLTQTSGVKTQDEDDDDSPLDLTDSMLKLLTRPRRHSKNNSRKR, from the exons ATGCGCCGCGGCCTGCGTCGCGGGTTGGGCATCCTCCTCGTCCCACTCCCGCACGCACCCAGCCGCCCGCCGCCGATCTCTCTCGcggctctccttctcctcccccgcCGCCTCAATGGCTTCTCCCGCCACTCCTTTTGCAGCTTCCCCGGCGTGGGGCGTGCCGTTGAGCAGTTCTCAGACGACGAGTATGACCACGAGTATGAGGACCTCCGG CCGTCGTCATCGGTGGCGAACATCGACGAGTGGAGGTGGAAGCTGAGCATGCTTCAGCGCAACGTGGAGGAGCAGGAGATCATCTCCAGGGACCGGAGGGACCGCCGGGATTATGACCAGATAGCCAACCTAGCCAAGAGGATGGGGCTCTACAG TGAGATGTACGGGCGGGTTGTGGTTGCGAGCAAGGTACCACTGCCGAACTACAGGCCTGATCTGGATGACAAGCGGCCACAAAGAGAG GTGGTGATCCCGCTGAGCTTGCAGAGGAGAGTTGAAGGACTTGTGCAGGAGCATCTAGACCGTGCACTCTTACCACTGGATAAATGTGGTGGCAACACAAAAAGTGGCTCTGAGATGGCTGAGAATGCAAACCTGGATGAGCAGCATGATTCTCTGCTTGATCGGTCAGTCATGGAGAAGATACTTCAGAGGAAGAGCATTCGGATGCGAAATTTTCAGAGAAGTTGGCAG GAATCACCTGAAGGTGCTAAGATGCTGGAATTCCGGAGATCACTTCCAGCatacaaagaaaaagaaaggcttcTAGCAGCCATTGCACGCAATCAG GTTATTGTAATTTCTGGTGAGACAGGGTGTGGTAAAACGACACAGCTGCCTCAGTTTGTATTGGAATCAGAGATTGAGTCTGGTCGAGGGGCCTTTTGTAACATAATTTGTACACAGCCACGAAGGATATCTGCAATGGCAGTTGCAGAAAGGGTATCCACAGAGAGAGGAGAAAATCTTGGCGAATCG GTTGGCTATAAAGTCCGATTGGAGGGAATTAAGGGAAAAGATACACATTTGCTTTTCTGCACCAGTGGCATCTTACTAAGACGATTACTGAGTGACCGAAACTTGAATGGTGTGACTCATGTGTTTGTTGATGAAATACACGAAAGGGGCATGAATGAAG ATTTCCTATTGATTGTACTAAAAGAGCTGTTATCACGGCGCCGTGATTTGAGGTTGATATTGATGAGCGCTACTCTAAATGCGGAACTCTTCTCAAGTTATTTTGGAGGAGCACCAACTATTCATATTCCT GGATTCACACATCCAGTAAGGGCACATTTTTTGGAAGACATATTAGAGAGGTCAGGCTACAAGTTGACCTCAAGCAATCAACTTGATGATTATGGGCAAGATAAAGTCTGGAAAACTCAGAGACAGCTATTGcctagaaaaaggaaaaatcaaATTACTACACTTGTTGAG GAAGCCCTTAAAAATTCAAGCTTTGAGACCTATGGTTCCAGGACACGTGATTCTCTAGTGAATTGGAATCCTGATTGCATTGGTTTCAACCTCATAGAGGCTGTTCTGTGCCACATATGTCGCAAAGAGCGACCTGGTGCTGTTTTAGTTTTTATGACTGGATGGGACGATATTACTTGCTTGAAGGATCAACTGAAAGCACACCCTTTGTTAGGTGATCCAAATAGGGTTTTGCTGCTTGCATGCCATGGTTCTATGGCTACTTCTGAGCAG AGGCTAATTTTTGAGAAGCCACCTCCTAATGTTCGGAAGGTAGTCCTTGCCACAAATATGGCAGAAGCAAGTATTACAATAAATGATATCGTTTTTGTCGTTGATTGTGGTAAAGCAAAGGAAACCACATATGATGCTCTAAACAATACTCCCTGCTTACTCCCCTCATGGATTTCGAAAGCTTCTGCCCGTCAG AGGAGGGGTAGAGCTGGCCGTGTGCAACCTGGAGAATGCTACCATCTGTACCCTAGATGTGTGTATGATGCATTTGCAGACTATCAGCTTCCAGAGCTTcttagaactcctttgaattcaTTATGTCTGCAGATAAAAAGTTTGCAAGTCGGCAGCATTGGGGAGTTCCTATCAGCTGCTCTACAGCCTCCAGCACCACTAGCT GTCGAAAATGCAGTGGAATTCCTGAAGATGATTGGAGCATTAGATGGAAATGAGAACCTTACTGATCTTG TTTTTCGGTGCATAGATCCTATACTTACTGTAGTTGCTGGACTGAGTGTTCGGGATCCTTTCCTGTTGCCACAGGAAAAGAAGGAT TTGGCAGGAACAGCAAAATCTAGATTCTCAGCAAAAGATTATAGTGATCATATGGCCCTCATTCGGGCTTATGAAGGATGGAAGGATGCAGAGAGAGAAGGGTCTGCTTATGAATACTGCTGGAGaaatttcctttcttctcaaacaCTACAAGCCATTCACTCTCTTCGGAAGCAATTCAGCTATATTTTAAAGGATTCTGGTTTGATAGACTCTGATGGGAATACAAATAACAGTTTGAGCCATAATCAATCATTGGTCCGCGGTATTATATGTTCTGGGCTTTTTCCTGGGATAGCATCTGTTGTG CATAGAGAAAACTCCATGTCCTTTAAGACCATGGATGACGGCCAAGTTCTTCTTTATGTT AATTCAGTGAATGCAAAATATCAGACCATACCATATCCATGGCTGGTCTTTGGTGAGAAGGTGAAGGTGAATGCTGTCTTCATCCGTGATTCAACTGGAGTATCAGACTCCATACTCTTTCTGTTTGGTGGTGCTGTAACAAAAGGAGGCATG GCTGGGCACTTGAAGATGCTCGATGGCTACATTGATTTCTTTATGGATCCCAGCCTATCTGAATGCTACCTGCAACTTAAAGAAGAACTTGATAAACTTATACAGAAGAAG CTTGAAGACCCAAATTTTGACATCCACAAGGAAGGCAAGTACATCCTATTCGCCGTACAAGAGCTCGTCGCTGGTGACCTATGCGAAGGGAGGTTCGTGTTTGGCCGCGAAACAAGCCGTGCCAGGCTCCGGAACCCTGAGGACGACGGCAAGAGCAACATCATAAAGGACGGGATGAACCCCAAGAGCCTGCTGCAGACGCTGCTGATGCGGGCCGGCCACACCCCACCCAAGTACAAGACGAAGCACCTCAAGACGAACGAGTTCAGGGCCATGGTGGAGTTCAAGGGGATGCAGTTCGTGGGGAAGCCGAAGCGGAACAAGCAACTTGCGGAGCGGGACGCCGCCATCGAGGCGCTGGGGTGGCTGACGCAGACGTCCGGCGTGAAGACGcaggacgaggacgacgatgactcGCCGCTGGACCTGACTGATAGCATGCTGAAGCTGCTCACCAGACCGAGGCGGCACTCGAAGAATAACTCTAGAAAACGATGA
- the LOC136538051 gene encoding DExH-box ATP-dependent RNA helicase DExH3-like isoform X3, with amino-acid sequence MLQRNVEEQEIISRDRRDRRDYDQIANLAKRMGLYSEMYGRVVVASKVPLPNYRPDLDDKRPQREVVIPLSLQRRVEGLVQEHLDRALLPLDKCGGNTKSGSEMAENANLDEQHDSLLDRSVMEKILQRKSIRMRNFQRSWQESPEGAKMLEFRRSLPAYKEKERLLAAIARNQVIVISGETGCGKTTQLPQFVLESEIESGRGAFCNIICTQPRRISAMAVAERVSTERGENLGESVGYKVRLEGIKGKDTHLLFCTSGILLRRLLSDRNLNGVTHVFVDEIHERGMNEDFLLIVLKELLSRRRDLRLILMSATLNAELFSSYFGGAPTIHIPGFTHPVRAHFLEDILERSGYKLTSSNQLDDYGQDKVWKTQRQLLPRKRKNQITTLVEEALKNSSFETYGSRTRDSLVNWNPDCIGFNLIEAVLCHICRKERPGAVLVFMTGWDDITCLKDQLKAHPLLGDPNRVLLLACHGSMATSEQRLIFEKPPPNVRKVVLATNMAEASITINDIVFVVDCGKAKETTYDALNNTPCLLPSWISKASARQRRGRAGRVQPGECYHLYPRCVYDAFADYQLPELLRTPLNSLCLQIKSLQVGSIGEFLSAALQPPAPLAVENAVEFLKMIGALDGNENLTDLGRYLSMLPVDPKLGKMLIMGAVFRCIDPILTVVAGLSVRDPFLLPQEKKDLAGTAKSRFSAKDYSDHMALIRAYEGWKDAEREGSAYEYCWRNFLSSQTLQAIHSLRKQFSYILKDSGLIDSDGNTNNSLSHNQSLVRGIICSGLFPGIASVVHRENSMSFKTMDDGQVLLYVNSVNAKYQTIPYPWLVFGEKVKVNAVFIRDSTGVSDSILFLFGGAVTKGGMAGHLKMLDGYIDFFMDPSLSECYLQLKEELDKLIQKKLEDPNFDIHKEGKYILFAVQELVAGDLCEGRFVFGRETSRARLRNPEDDGKSNIIKDGMNPKSLLQTLLMRAGHTPPKYKTKHLKTNEFRAMVEFKGMQFVGKPKRNKQLAERDAAIEALGWLTQTSGVKTQDEDDDDSPLDLTDSMLKLLTRPRRHSKNNSRKR; translated from the exons ATGCTTCAGCGCAACGTGGAGGAGCAGGAGATCATCTCCAGGGACCGGAGGGACCGCCGGGATTATGACCAGATAGCCAACCTAGCCAAGAGGATGGGGCTCTACAG TGAGATGTACGGGCGGGTTGTGGTTGCGAGCAAGGTACCACTGCCGAACTACAGGCCTGATCTGGATGACAAGCGGCCACAAAGAGAG GTGGTGATCCCGCTGAGCTTGCAGAGGAGAGTTGAAGGACTTGTGCAGGAGCATCTAGACCGTGCACTCTTACCACTGGATAAATGTGGTGGCAACACAAAAAGTGGCTCTGAGATGGCTGAGAATGCAAACCTGGATGAGCAGCATGATTCTCTGCTTGATCGGTCAGTCATGGAGAAGATACTTCAGAGGAAGAGCATTCGGATGCGAAATTTTCAGAGAAGTTGGCAG GAATCACCTGAAGGTGCTAAGATGCTGGAATTCCGGAGATCACTTCCAGCatacaaagaaaaagaaaggcttcTAGCAGCCATTGCACGCAATCAG GTTATTGTAATTTCTGGTGAGACAGGGTGTGGTAAAACGACACAGCTGCCTCAGTTTGTATTGGAATCAGAGATTGAGTCTGGTCGAGGGGCCTTTTGTAACATAATTTGTACACAGCCACGAAGGATATCTGCAATGGCAGTTGCAGAAAGGGTATCCACAGAGAGAGGAGAAAATCTTGGCGAATCG GTTGGCTATAAAGTCCGATTGGAGGGAATTAAGGGAAAAGATACACATTTGCTTTTCTGCACCAGTGGCATCTTACTAAGACGATTACTGAGTGACCGAAACTTGAATGGTGTGACTCATGTGTTTGTTGATGAAATACACGAAAGGGGCATGAATGAAG ATTTCCTATTGATTGTACTAAAAGAGCTGTTATCACGGCGCCGTGATTTGAGGTTGATATTGATGAGCGCTACTCTAAATGCGGAACTCTTCTCAAGTTATTTTGGAGGAGCACCAACTATTCATATTCCT GGATTCACACATCCAGTAAGGGCACATTTTTTGGAAGACATATTAGAGAGGTCAGGCTACAAGTTGACCTCAAGCAATCAACTTGATGATTATGGGCAAGATAAAGTCTGGAAAACTCAGAGACAGCTATTGcctagaaaaaggaaaaatcaaATTACTACACTTGTTGAG GAAGCCCTTAAAAATTCAAGCTTTGAGACCTATGGTTCCAGGACACGTGATTCTCTAGTGAATTGGAATCCTGATTGCATTGGTTTCAACCTCATAGAGGCTGTTCTGTGCCACATATGTCGCAAAGAGCGACCTGGTGCTGTTTTAGTTTTTATGACTGGATGGGACGATATTACTTGCTTGAAGGATCAACTGAAAGCACACCCTTTGTTAGGTGATCCAAATAGGGTTTTGCTGCTTGCATGCCATGGTTCTATGGCTACTTCTGAGCAG AGGCTAATTTTTGAGAAGCCACCTCCTAATGTTCGGAAGGTAGTCCTTGCCACAAATATGGCAGAAGCAAGTATTACAATAAATGATATCGTTTTTGTCGTTGATTGTGGTAAAGCAAAGGAAACCACATATGATGCTCTAAACAATACTCCCTGCTTACTCCCCTCATGGATTTCGAAAGCTTCTGCCCGTCAG AGGAGGGGTAGAGCTGGCCGTGTGCAACCTGGAGAATGCTACCATCTGTACCCTAGATGTGTGTATGATGCATTTGCAGACTATCAGCTTCCAGAGCTTcttagaactcctttgaattcaTTATGTCTGCAGATAAAAAGTTTGCAAGTCGGCAGCATTGGGGAGTTCCTATCAGCTGCTCTACAGCCTCCAGCACCACTAGCT GTCGAAAATGCAGTGGAATTCCTGAAGATGATTGGAGCATTAGATGGAAATGAGAACCTTACTGATCTTG GACGATACCTTTCCATGCTTCCAGTTGATCCAAAATTGGGAAAGATGCTTATAATGGGTGCAGTTTTTCGGTGCATAGATCCTATACTTACTGTAGTTGCTGGACTGAGTGTTCGGGATCCTTTCCTGTTGCCACAGGAAAAGAAGGAT TTGGCAGGAACAGCAAAATCTAGATTCTCAGCAAAAGATTATAGTGATCATATGGCCCTCATTCGGGCTTATGAAGGATGGAAGGATGCAGAGAGAGAAGGGTCTGCTTATGAATACTGCTGGAGaaatttcctttcttctcaaacaCTACAAGCCATTCACTCTCTTCGGAAGCAATTCAGCTATATTTTAAAGGATTCTGGTTTGATAGACTCTGATGGGAATACAAATAACAGTTTGAGCCATAATCAATCATTGGTCCGCGGTATTATATGTTCTGGGCTTTTTCCTGGGATAGCATCTGTTGTG CATAGAGAAAACTCCATGTCCTTTAAGACCATGGATGACGGCCAAGTTCTTCTTTATGTT AATTCAGTGAATGCAAAATATCAGACCATACCATATCCATGGCTGGTCTTTGGTGAGAAGGTGAAGGTGAATGCTGTCTTCATCCGTGATTCAACTGGAGTATCAGACTCCATACTCTTTCTGTTTGGTGGTGCTGTAACAAAAGGAGGCATG GCTGGGCACTTGAAGATGCTCGATGGCTACATTGATTTCTTTATGGATCCCAGCCTATCTGAATGCTACCTGCAACTTAAAGAAGAACTTGATAAACTTATACAGAAGAAG CTTGAAGACCCAAATTTTGACATCCACAAGGAAGGCAAGTACATCCTATTCGCCGTACAAGAGCTCGTCGCTGGTGACCTATGCGAAGGGAGGTTCGTGTTTGGCCGCGAAACAAGCCGTGCCAGGCTCCGGAACCCTGAGGACGACGGCAAGAGCAACATCATAAAGGACGGGATGAACCCCAAGAGCCTGCTGCAGACGCTGCTGATGCGGGCCGGCCACACCCCACCCAAGTACAAGACGAAGCACCTCAAGACGAACGAGTTCAGGGCCATGGTGGAGTTCAAGGGGATGCAGTTCGTGGGGAAGCCGAAGCGGAACAAGCAACTTGCGGAGCGGGACGCCGCCATCGAGGCGCTGGGGTGGCTGACGCAGACGTCCGGCGTGAAGACGcaggacgaggacgacgatgactcGCCGCTGGACCTGACTGATAGCATGCTGAAGCTGCTCACCAGACCGAGGCGGCACTCGAAGAATAACTCTAGAAAACGATGA